The genomic stretch TTATTAAACGCCCTGCCCGAATCTGGAATAGTTGAATACAAGTATGATTCTCGTCTTGGGCTAGTGCGATCGCATCTCTAGATATGGTATCATCGGATAAAGCCACTTTTTGAGTGGTAAATAATTGTTGTAAACTGCGGATTTGATCTCGATATTTACCTGCTTTTTCAAATTCTAAATTTACTGCACAATTTTCCATTTTTTGCCCTAATTGTTGGAGCAATTCATCAATTCTTCCCTGAAAAATTAAAGCAATTTTATTGATAATTTCTCGATAATCTTCTGAGGTAATTAAATGTTGACAAACTCCGGGGCATTTTCCCATATCATAATTTAAACAAGGACGATTTTTATATAAGGGTTTCGATCGTTGTCTAAGGGGGAAAGTACTCTTAATAATATCAAGAGTTTCTCTTAATCCTTTACTATCTACATAAGGGCCATAATATCGATCGAGTTTACTACTTAATCGTCGTTTACGAGTAATAAAAATTCGAGGATAATCTTCAGACCATGTTATACAAATATAAGGGTATTTTTTATCATCTTTTAAAAGAACATTAAAATGAGGTTGATGTTGTTTAATTAAATTAGCTTCTAAAGCTAAAGCCTCTACTTCGGTGTCGGTGACAATAAACTCAATATCTCGAATTTGCTGTACCATTAAAGCAATTCTATTACTATGTTTTTGACTGGAATTAAAATAAGATTTAATTCTATTTTTTAGTATTTTAGCTTTACCAATATAAAGAATATTACCATCTTTATCCTTCATAAAATAAACCCCAGAATCTGAAGGTAAATTTTGTAAAATTGTAGATAAATTTTCTATCATAAAGTTTTTAGATATTGGAGGATTAATCTTTAATAATGAAGCGGATAATGAGCAAAGTATTTTTTAAATTGAGATAAAATTACTTTAAGAATTTTCTTTTTCACTTTCATATTGTTTCGGTAAAGCAATTCTACTATGAAAATTAGAATATCGCTTAGAAAAATGTTCTAAATAAGGACTAACTAAAACACATCTTCTTTTAATATTTCCTAATTTTATTTGATGATAAAGAAACTCAGGAGTGATACCAAATACTTTCTTAAAATCTGCCGTTAATTCGGGTAACCCTTCTTTTTCTAATTCACAACTATTAAGTACTTTTTCAAAAAAATAAAACCTCTCGTGACGATGAGAATTTACTAACTTCCATTCATCACTATTTAAAAAGTTTTTACCTGTTATATCTTTAGTATTTCTTATATTTCTAGCTGTATCTATTTCACATAAAATAATTGAATTAAGTAATTTAGGATTAGATATTTCTTTATTTTGATTATTATCATTAAATCTAGCTTTGTAATCCCAATCTAAGTCACAATCTTGAGTCACAATAATAGCAAAAGGATGAATAATAGGCTGAAATTCTGTATTTTCTAAAGATTTATCATCAAAATTAGTGGGTCTAAATTGAGTAATATTAGTTAAAATCTCTCCTTGTCTAAGAGGAGATTCTGTTTGAGAAGGTTTATAAATAGATGGTTTATCTTTATCCATTACTATTATTTATTTAATTTAAAAATCATCTAATACTAAAGAAGGACGTATTTTAGGAGGTAAAATTTTCCCTTTAATAGTTGTCTGATAAGTTGGTAAAGATGTTTGATAATTATCAGTTAAATCTTCTGAATAAAAATCAATAATTCCTTCTAAATTTTCATTAGCTTCTTCTATAGCATCGTCAGAAAGACGTTTAATAATCCACACACATTTAATAAATAACTCTTGCTTTTCTGGTGATAAATTAGCCCAAGTAAAACTATTCTCATTATTACCAAATTGTAAAGGTTTTATTTTAAAGGGATTCAGGGGGTTGGGGTTGCATGACTTCATGGAGTCTGTCTGTGATACTCCATCGAAACAGATGTCTAGCTGACTCGTTAAAGTAGTCGAGGGGTTGCCAAATACTCTCATCAGTTTTCTCCTTTTCTTGAGTAAAAAAATCTGCGTCTAATAAATAACCTATTTCTTTGTTATTTTCTTCTTGATTAGTAACCTCAACAAAACCATGTCTAAAGCTAACTAATCCATAGTCATTTTCTAAAACTAAATTTTTGGCTATATTTTTGATTGAGTTTTTTATAGCAGAATTAGCTAATTCTGAAGCTATATTAGGACTAATTAATTCAGCCCATTGTACATTTTCTAAGTCTAATTTAGAACGAATAATTAAATCTTGGTATCTAAAACCAATCCGAGAATAAAAAGAGGGTTTATAAATTTCTTGAAAAATATTAATGATTTTTTTAAGTTGCTGTTTAAAAGTATCATAACGTTCGTAATCTAAAGTTTTTAAAGCTAGAAAATCTTTGGTTAAAGTTAATAACCATTTTTCATCTTCAGATTTAAACAGATGTCCCATTTCTTCATTAGGGAAAGGAAATCCTGTTTGTTGAATAATTTTATTAAAATCTGATGGTAATTGCGGTTTATTAACTTCATAATAAGGATATTCATCTCGAATTGCCTCTTGAAAATCAACAGGCTCAGAATTAACCTTAAGTATAGGTGGATAGCGTAATTGACACACAACCTCGATTAAGGGGTTACGTTTATAAATTACACGTTCTGATTTAGGTAAGTCCATCTAAGTTTTATTGGCTAAATGATTACGAGAGAATAATTGAAATAGGTTTTAATTTGATTTTAAATTCAATTATTATAGCGGTTGGTTGTGCTTAATCATAACTAGACATACAATAGTTTTTTGTACTATAATTTGCTGTCAAGTTTATTAAATTGTCAACTTAATTCTATCTTAAGTTACTAGCCACCCTTGTAAAATACCTTTAATCGTAATTAATTTTTATCAGCCTTTAACTGCTAATCTGTGACTAACCCTAACCCTGAATTAAACGAAAAAAATTTTGATAACTCTTTTAATTCTTAATTCCTAATTCCAAATGACTAATAAAATTAAGATGGTATTGATAATATAAAATGCTCCCACAATTTGAGTTTCTGTCCAACCACTTAACTCTAAATGATGATGAATTGGCGCCATTTTAAATAGTCTTTTTCCTTTCCCTTGCTGATCTTTTGTGGCTTTATAATAACTCACTTGAGCAATTACTGATAAGGACTCAATAAAGAATAATAAACTAATAATAAATAATGCCCATAAATTTTGACTCAAAATTCCGACAGCCGCTAAACTTGCACCTAGTGCTAATGAACCAGTATCTCCCATAAATACAGAGGCTTTATTGCGGTTATGCACCACAAAACCAAGGCAACCCCCACTGATAGCTAAACAAAAAGCAAGTAAGTCAGGATGATTTTCTACGGCTAAAATTCCTAATCCTAAAAATGCGATCGCACTTGTACCGCCGGCTAAACCGTCAACTCCGTCAGTTAAATTAGTAGCATTACTTTCCGCTACGATAACAAAAATAGCCACAAACCAGAAAAGAAAACTCAGGGGTAAAATGATATTGAAGGGTAAATAAACATTAGTAATAGAGGAAGGTTGACTTAGATACATCCAAATACAGAAAATCACCGCAAAACCAATTTGTAAAATTAATTTTTGTTTGGGGGTTAAACCCATATTTGTTTTTTTCCGTAAAATTTGCCAGTCATCAATCCAACCAATAAACCCATAAGCCAAAGTTACTAACCCCACCGCTATAACCTCATGGGTGAATCCTCCTGTGATTAAACCAATAATTACTGCCGTCGGAATGAAGAAAATCCCCCCCATTGTGGGAGTACCAGCTTTTTTAAGATGAGTTTGAGGGCCATCTTCTTGTATAACTTGAGATGCTTTGATTTTTTGTAAAACAGGTACAACAATATAACCAAATATAGCACTAACGATCGAGC from Geminocystis sp. NIES-3709 encodes the following:
- the mraY gene encoding phospho-N-acetylmuramoyl-pentapeptide-transferase, which produces METNSFSVNRLLNPSGWFLLGFLTLILTLIAFAFLDNQEILPLFLGSIVSAIFGYIVVPVLQKIKASQVIQEDGPQTHLKKAGTPTMGGIFFIPTAVIIGLITGGFTHEVIAVGLVTLAYGFIGWIDDWQILRKKTNMGLTPKQKLILQIGFAVIFCIWMYLSQPSSITNVYLPFNIILPLSFLFWFVAIFVIVAESNATNLTDGVDGLAGGTSAIAFLGLGILAVENHPDLLAFCLAISGGCLGFVVHNRNKASVFMGDTGSLALGASLAAVGILSQNLWALFIISLLFFIESLSVIAQVSYYKATKDQQGKGKRLFKMAPIHHHLELSGWTETQIVGAFYIINTILILLVIWN
- a CDS encoding TIGR04255 family protein, translating into MDLPKSERVIYKRNPLIEVVCQLRYPPILKVNSEPVDFQEAIRDEYPYYEVNKPQLPSDFNKIIQQTGFPFPNEEMGHLFKSEDEKWLLTLTKDFLALKTLDYERYDTFKQQLKKIINIFQEIYKPSFYSRIGFRYQDLIIRSKLDLENVQWAELISPNIASELANSAIKNSIKNIAKNLVLENDYGLVSFRHGFVEVTNQEENNKEIGYLLDADFFTQEKEKTDESIWQPLDYFNESARHLFRWSITDRLHEVMQPQPPESL